The following are encoded in a window of Pseudalgibacter alginicilyticus genomic DNA:
- the gldF gene encoding gliding motility-associated ABC transporter permease subunit GldF, translated as MLAILKKEISSFFASPIGYLVIAIFLVLNGLFLWVFKGEFNILNYGFSDLSPFFLLAPWVLIFLIPAVTMRSFSDEKKQGTLELLLTKPISTLNIVLGKYFGAFILILIALLPTTLYIYTIYQLGNPMGNLDMGSTLGSYFGLLFLIAAYTAIGIFTSSLTDNQIVAFIAAVFICFLFFIGFEGAADFVSSHFIEQLGISYHFKSMSRGVLDTRDIIYFLSITIFFLILTKFNLNKEQK; from the coding sequence ATGTTAGCAATTTTAAAAAAAGAAATAAGCTCATTTTTTGCATCGCCAATCGGTTATTTAGTAATTGCTATATTTTTAGTTCTTAACGGATTATTTTTATGGGTTTTTAAAGGCGAATTCAACATTCTAAATTATGGCTTTTCAGATTTATCTCCATTCTTCCTATTAGCCCCTTGGGTTTTAATTTTTTTAATTCCTGCGGTAACCATGCGAAGCTTTTCAGATGAAAAAAAACAAGGTACATTGGAATTATTACTCACAAAACCCATTTCAACATTAAATATTGTATTAGGAAAATATTTTGGAGCTTTTATTTTAATTTTAATTGCTTTACTACCAACAACACTTTATATCTATACGATTTATCAATTAGGAAACCCTATGGGTAATTTGGATATGGGTAGTACGCTTGGCTCCTATTTTGGACTTCTTTTTTTGATTGCTGCATACACAGCTATTGGTATTTTTACATCATCATTAACAGATAATCAAATTGTAGCTTTTATAGCTGCCGTATTTATTTGTTTTTTATTTTTTATTGGTTTTGAAGGTGCTGCAGACTTTGTTTCAAGTCATTTCATTGAACAATTAGGTATTAGCTATCATTTTAAAAGTATGAGCCGTGGAGTTTTGGACACTCGAGATATTATATATTTTTTAAGCATAACGATATTTTTTTTAATACTTACCAAGTTCAACCTAAATAAAGAACAAAAATGA
- a CDS encoding SAM hydrolase/SAM-dependent halogenase family protein gives MPIITLTTDFGEKDHFAGAVKGAIYNELPDVKIVDISHSVSPFYISEAAYIIQNAYANFPKGTIHIIGIDSELTPENKHIAVKLDDHYFVCANNGIMSMICSEIAPEKIVEINIHNTIQTSFPVLDIFVKVACHIARGGTLDVIGRTITDIKPIQNIKPFVNDDKTQIIGSVIYIDNYGNIITNIKRSFFENLQKGRSFEISARNHKFKTIYKRYSDIVNFELPEENRHSDGKGLVVFNSGGFLEIAIYKSNSATMGGASTLMGLDLMDSISINFSATSILPKTVEFI, from the coding sequence ATGCCAATTATAACTCTAACAACAGATTTCGGAGAAAAAGATCACTTTGCTGGGGCAGTTAAAGGGGCTATATACAATGAACTACCTGATGTTAAAATTGTTGATATCTCTCACTCTGTTTCTCCATTTTATATTTCGGAGGCAGCATATATCATTCAAAATGCATATGCCAACTTCCCTAAAGGCACCATACATATTATTGGTATTGATTCAGAATTAACCCCTGAAAACAAGCATATTGCAGTAAAATTAGACGATCATTATTTTGTTTGTGCTAATAATGGCATTATGAGTATGATTTGCTCTGAAATTGCTCCAGAAAAAATTGTAGAAATTAATATTCATAATACCATACAAACCAGCTTTCCTGTATTAGATATTTTTGTGAAAGTAGCTTGTCATATTGCGCGTGGTGGCACTTTAGATGTCATTGGTAGAACCATCACAGATATAAAACCTATTCAAAACATCAAACCCTTTGTTAATGATGATAAAACTCAAATTATTGGTAGTGTTATTTATATTGACAACTATGGAAATATTATTACAAATATAAAACGTTCCTTTTTTGAAAACTTACAAAAAGGTAGAAGCTTTGAAATTTCAGCACGAAACCATAAATTTAAAACCATTTATAAAAGATATAGCGATATTGTTAATTTTGAATTACCCGAAGAAAATCGCCATTCAGATGGCAAAGGATTGGTGGTTTTTAATTCGGGTGGTTTTTTAGAAATTGCTATTTATAAAAGTAATAGTGCTACAATGGGAGGTGCTTCTACATTAATGGGATTAGATCTAATGGATTCAATTAGTATTAATTTTAGCGCAACATCTATATTACCTAAAACAGTGGAATTTATTTAA
- a CDS encoding PhoH family protein: MNEIIIELEEITPKEFFGAQNANIELLKKYFPKLKIVARGNKIKAFGDEELLEEFDRRISMLLKHFAKYNKLDENTIERVLTSQSSDDYTTSVQSGEVIVHGVGGKLIKAQTANQRKMVELMRKNDMVFAIGPAGTGKTYTGVALAVQALKNKEVKRIILTRPAVEAGENLGFLPGDLKEKLDPYMQPLYDALRDMIAPEKLAHYIENGTIQIAPLAFMRGRTLDNAFVILDEGQNTTHAQMKMFLTRMGKHAKFLLTGDPGQIDLPRRTISGLKEALLILKNVEGVGMIFLDDKDVIRHKLVKKVIEAYKSIENRD; encoded by the coding sequence TTGAACGAAATTATAATTGAATTAGAAGAGATTACTCCAAAAGAATTTTTTGGAGCTCAAAATGCCAACATTGAACTCTTAAAAAAATACTTTCCAAAACTCAAAATTGTAGCAAGAGGAAATAAAATTAAAGCTTTTGGAGATGAAGAGCTATTAGAAGAATTTGACCGTAGAATCTCCATGCTCTTAAAGCATTTTGCAAAATATAATAAGTTAGATGAAAACACTATTGAACGTGTATTAACTAGCCAAAGTAGTGATGATTATACAACATCTGTACAAAGTGGAGAAGTAATTGTTCACGGTGTTGGCGGTAAACTTATTAAAGCTCAAACAGCAAACCAGCGTAAGATGGTGGAGTTAATGCGTAAAAATGATATGGTTTTTGCTATTGGCCCAGCCGGAACAGGGAAAACATATACAGGAGTAGCATTAGCTGTACAAGCTTTAAAAAACAAGGAGGTTAAACGAATTATTTTAACACGTCCAGCTGTAGAAGCTGGAGAGAATTTAGGATTTCTTCCAGGTGATTTAAAAGAAAAGTTAGATCCGTATATGCAACCTTTATATGATGCATTGCGTGATATGATTGCTCCAGAAAAATTAGCACATTATATAGAAAACGGCACGATTCAAATAGCACCATTAGCATTTATGCGTGGTAGAACTTTAGATAATGCTTTTGTTATTTTAGATGAAGGGCAAAATACAACCCATGCGCAAATGAAAATGTTTTTAACACGAATGGGAAAACACGCTAAGTTTTTATTAACTGGTGACCCTGGTCAAATTGATTTACCTCGCCGTACCATTTCTGGATTAAAAGAAGCGCTTTTAATTTTGAAAAATGTAGAAGGTGTCGGTATGATATTTTTAGACGATAAAGATGTTATTCGTCATAAATTAGTCAAAAAGGTTATAGAAGCCTATAAAAGCATTGAAAATAGAGATTAA
- a CDS encoding lipocalin family protein encodes MKYKTYLITALFSIFFACDENMDELIIANETLIAGTWELTEAHISAGGPQYWIDIENGEEIEFFENGTFTSNRYLECTQGSFSIDENNLSLKYECDDFSSDSENEDGFITYNLKFYSHYFILTRTSGAICIEGCSSKYQSIK; translated from the coding sequence ATGAAATATAAAACTTATTTAATAACAGCATTATTTTCTATTTTTTTTGCTTGTGATGAAAACATGGATGAATTAATCATTGCAAATGAAACTTTAATAGCTGGAACATGGGAATTAACCGAAGCCCACATTAGTGCTGGAGGCCCTCAATATTGGATAGATATTGAAAATGGAGAAGAAATTGAATTTTTTGAAAACGGAACATTTACTTCAAATAGATATCTGGAATGTACTCAAGGAAGTTTTTCGATAGATGAAAACAATTTATCCTTGAAATATGAGTGTGATGATTTTAGTTCTGATTCTGAAAATGAAGATGGTTTTATCACATATAATTTAAAATTTTATTCCCATTATTTCATACTAACACGCACAAGTGGTGCAATTTGCATTGAAGGTTGTAGTTCAAAATATCAAAGTATAAAATAA
- a CDS encoding phosphoribosylaminoimidazolesuccinocarboxamide synthase has translation MNTIIDTNFNFPKQKNIYKGKVREVYNINDEQLVMVATDRLSAFDVVMPKGIPYKGQILNQIATKMMAATEDLVPNWLTATPDPNVAVGHLCEPFKVEMVIRGYMSGHAAREYKAGKRLLCGVTMPEGMKENDKFPEPIITPATKAEMGDHDEDISREDILKRGIVSEADYIVLEDYTRKLFERGSEIAASRGLILVDTKYEFGKTKDGKIVLIDEIHTPDSSRYFYAEGYQARQDKAESQKQLSKEFVRQWLISNNFQGLEGQTVPFMSDEYINSVSERYIELYENITGETFVKADVSNIQERIEANVLAYLK, from the coding sequence ATGAATACAATTATAGATACCAATTTCAATTTTCCAAAACAAAAAAATATTTATAAAGGAAAAGTAAGAGAAGTTTATAATATAAACGATGAGCAATTGGTAATGGTTGCTACAGATCGACTATCTGCTTTTGATGTTGTAATGCCAAAAGGAATTCCATACAAAGGGCAAATACTAAATCAAATTGCTACAAAAATGATGGCAGCAACCGAGGATTTGGTGCCAAATTGGTTAACGGCCACTCCAGACCCAAATGTAGCGGTTGGTCATTTATGTGAACCGTTTAAAGTTGAAATGGTTATTAGAGGTTATATGTCTGGACACGCTGCACGCGAGTACAAGGCAGGTAAAAGATTGCTTTGTGGGGTAACTATGCCAGAAGGGATGAAAGAAAATGATAAATTTCCTGAGCCCATTATTACACCAGCTACCAAAGCAGAAATGGGTGATCATGATGAAGATATTTCTCGTGAAGATATATTAAAACGAGGAATTGTTTCTGAAGCCGACTATATAGTTTTAGAAGATTATACACGCAAATTATTTGAGCGTGGTTCTGAAATAGCTGCGTCTAGAGGGTTGATTTTGGTGGACACTAAATATGAATTTGGTAAAACTAAAGACGGTAAAATTGTGTTGATTGATGAAATTCATACACCAGATTCTTCACGTTATTTTTATGCTGAAGGTTACCAAGCGCGTCAAGATAAGGCGGAATCTCAAAAACAACTTTCCAAAGAGTTTGTTCGCCAATGGTTAATTTCTAATAATTTTCAAGGCTTAGAAGGACAAACTGTTCCTTTTATGAGCGATGAATATATCAACTCCGTTTCTGAACGCTATATTGAACTTTATGAAAATATTACTGGTGAAACTTTTGTGAAAGCTGATGTTAGCAATATACAGGAGCGTATAGAGGCGAATGTTTTAGCGTATTTGAAATAA
- a CDS encoding acyl-CoA thioesterase: MQSYQTEITVSKDDLDELDHVNNIRYVEWVQEVAKAHWQLAVPPKIKDTCFWVLIKHCIEYKSEALLNDVIVLKTYIEKSAGVKSKRIVEIINKQTQKLIAKSETTWCLMDSETKRLTRITPEITNLFR, translated from the coding sequence ATGCAAAGCTATCAAACAGAAATTACAGTTAGTAAAGACGATTTAGATGAATTAGACCATGTAAATAACATACGTTATGTGGAATGGGTTCAAGAAGTTGCAAAAGCACATTGGCAGCTAGCAGTGCCTCCAAAAATTAAAGACACCTGTTTTTGGGTTTTGATAAAACATTGTATTGAATATAAAAGTGAAGCGCTTTTAAATGATGTTATCGTCCTTAAAACTTACATAGAAAAATCTGCTGGGGTAAAGTCCAAACGCATTGTTGAAATAATAAACAAACAAACCCAAAAACTCATTGCAAAATCTGAAACTACTTGGTGCTTAATGGATTCTGAAACAAAACGTTTAACTCGAATAACCCCTGAAATAACCAATCTATTTCGTTAA
- the uxaC gene encoding glucuronate isomerase, with protein sequence MNFKTNLKFDLESLFLNSDTAKKLYHDFAAKMPIVDYHNHLSAKKIAENKPVENITAAWLKEDHYKWRGMRANGIDETFITGAASDYEKFEKWAETVPYTVGNPLFHWNQMELKRYFDIDEVLQPSNAKAVYDKANSVLKEKTPAQLLEHMQVKVVCTTDDPTDSLEYHKQIADGNFYTKVLPTFRSDGLFLIDDANFPSYIKKLEACVGYIITSLQDYYKAIDDRIDFFQSVGCKLSDYGIGSPLFVEDYTETEVAEIFNKFLNKETLTTLEVEKFKSCLLFYLARKYHEKGWAQQYHLGAIRNNNRRLQAKFGSDAGCDSIGDYTMAQPLSKFLNQLDFEGKLAKTITYNLNPAYNEVFATMMGNFNSEEVPGKMQWGAAWWFLDQKDGIENNLRILSSLGLLSRSLGMLTDSRSFLSFPRHEYFRRILCDMLGSQIEKGELPNDIDFFGKLVENICYHNTVNYFEFD encoded by the coding sequence ATGAATTTTAAAACCAATTTAAAATTTGATTTAGAATCTCTTTTTCTAAATTCAGATACAGCTAAAAAATTATATCATGATTTTGCAGCCAAAATGCCCATAGTAGATTATCACAACCATTTGTCTGCAAAAAAAATAGCAGAAAACAAGCCGGTTGAAAACATAACGGCGGCTTGGTTAAAAGAGGATCACTATAAATGGCGTGGTATGCGTGCTAATGGTATTGATGAAACTTTTATTACAGGTGCTGCTTCGGACTATGAAAAGTTTGAAAAATGGGCGGAAACTGTGCCCTATACTGTAGGAAACCCCTTGTTTCACTGGAATCAAATGGAATTAAAGCGCTATTTTGATATAGATGAGGTTTTACAACCTTCCAATGCTAAAGCGGTTTATGACAAAGCGAATAGTGTTTTAAAAGAAAAAACACCAGCACAATTGTTGGAACATATGCAAGTAAAAGTTGTTTGTACTACCGATGACCCAACGGATTCTTTAGAATATCATAAGCAAATAGCAGACGGTAATTTTTATACAAAAGTTCTACCAACTTTTCGTTCTGATGGTTTGTTTTTAATTGATGACGCCAATTTTCCCTCTTATATAAAAAAATTAGAAGCTTGTGTGGGATATATTATAACGTCTTTGCAAGACTATTATAAGGCTATTGATGATAGAATTGATTTTTTTCAATCTGTAGGCTGTAAATTATCTGATTACGGTATTGGAAGTCCGTTATTTGTAGAAGATTACACAGAAACAGAGGTTGCTGAAATTTTTAACAAATTTTTAAACAAAGAAACTTTGACTACTTTGGAAGTTGAGAAATTTAAATCTTGTTTATTGTTTTATTTAGCTAGAAAATATCATGAAAAAGGTTGGGCTCAGCAGTATCATTTAGGAGCTATTAGAAATAATAATAGAAGATTGCAAGCCAAATTTGGTTCGGATGCTGGTTGCGATTCTATTGGTGATTATACGATGGCACAACCGCTTTCAAAATTTTTAAATCAGTTGGATTTTGAAGGGAAATTAGCAAAAACCATTACATATAATTTGAACCCAGCATATAACGAAGTGTTTGCAACTATGATGGGTAATTTTAACAGTGAAGAAGTTCCTGGTAAAATGCAATGGGGTGCTGCTTGGTGGTTTTTAGATCAAAAAGATGGTATTGAAAACAATTTGAGAATATTATCAAGTCTTGGTTTATTAAGCAGATCTTTAGGGATGTTAACTGATAGTAGAAGTTTTTTATCCTTTCCAAGACATGAGTATTTTAGAAGAATTTTATGTGATATGTTAGGAAGCCAAATTGAAAAAGGGGAGTTGCCAAACGATATAGACTTTTTTGGAAAACTCGTAGAAAATATTTGCTATCATAATACGGTAAACTATTTTGAGTTTGATTAA
- a CDS encoding bifunctional 4-hydroxy-2-oxoglutarate aldolase/2-dehydro-3-deoxy-phosphogluconate aldolase, which translates to MAQFSRLEVAQVMKETGMVPLFFSNDLELSKNVLKACYDGGARLMEFTARGDFAHEVFGELTKYAIKELPGMIMGVGSVTDAGQATLYMSLGANFIVTPVLREDIAIVCNRKKVLWSPGCGTLTEITKAEELGCEIVKLFPGDIYGPQFVKGIKGPQPWTSIMPTGGVSPTVENLTGWFNAGVTCVGMGSQLISKDIIANKDYAKLEKDVKSALEIIKSIRK; encoded by the coding sequence ATGGCTCAATTTTCAAGATTAGAAGTAGCACAAGTCATGAAAGAAACAGGAATGGTTCCTTTGTTTTTCAGTAATGATTTAGAATTAAGTAAAAACGTATTAAAAGCATGTTACGATGGTGGTGCTCGTTTAATGGAATTTACAGCAAGAGGTGATTTTGCTCATGAAGTTTTTGGTGAATTAACCAAATACGCTATTAAAGAATTACCTGGTATGATTATGGGCGTTGGTTCTGTTACCGATGCTGGACAAGCAACCTTATATATGTCTTTAGGCGCAAACTTTATTGTTACACCTGTTTTAAGAGAGGATATCGCTATTGTATGTAACCGTAAAAAAGTACTATGGTCGCCTGGATGCGGAACATTAACTGAAATAACTAAAGCTGAAGAGTTAGGTTGTGAAATCGTTAAATTGTTCCCTGGTGATATTTACGGACCTCAATTTGTGAAAGGTATTAAAGGCCCGCAACCATGGACCAGCATTATGCCAACAGGCGGGGTCTCTCCTACTGTTGAAAACTTAACAGGTTGGTTTAACGCCGGAGTAACCTGTGTTGGGATGGGCTCACAATTAATTTCTAAGGATATAATCGCTAATAAAGATTATGCAAAGTTAGAAAAGGATGTAAAATCGGCTTTAGAAATTATCAAATCTATTAGAAAGTAA
- a CDS encoding sugar kinase yields the protein MSRVVTFGEIMLRLAPEGFLRFSQANSFDVVYGGGESNVAVSLANYGISCDFVTRLPKNDIGECAMMEMRKRGVGVDKIVWGGERLGIYFLETGAVSRGSKVVYDRAYSSMSTIQSGMIDWDAVFEGVEWFHWTGITPAISQSSADVCLEAVKAASRLGITISTDLNYRAKLWKYGGDREAIMTELTSYCDIILGNEEDAEMHFGIKPDGAAVQTAGHNVKAEAFLSVCQQMMKKFPRAKKVITTLRGSISASHNTWAGVLYDGEKMLETRQYQITDIVDRVGGGDSFMGGLIYGLLTYPDNDQNALDFAVAASCLKHTIKGDANLATVEEVNKLMGGDASGRVAR from the coding sequence ATGAGTAGAGTAGTAACATTTGGAGAAATCATGTTAAGATTAGCTCCCGAAGGATTTTTAAGATTTTCACAAGCAAACAGTTTTGATGTTGTTTATGGTGGTGGCGAATCTAACGTGGCTGTATCATTAGCAAATTATGGTATTTCCTGTGATTTCGTAACGCGTTTGCCAAAAAATGATATAGGTGAATGTGCTATGATGGAAATGCGAAAAAGAGGCGTTGGTGTTGATAAAATTGTATGGGGTGGTGAGCGTTTAGGTATTTATTTTTTAGAAACAGGAGCTGTATCTAGAGGTAGTAAAGTAGTATATGATAGAGCATATTCTTCTATGTCTACAATCCAATCAGGGATGATTGACTGGGATGCTGTTTTTGAAGGTGTTGAGTGGTTTCACTGGACTGGAATTACACCTGCTATTTCGCAAAGTTCAGCAGATGTATGCTTAGAAGCTGTAAAAGCTGCAAGTAGATTAGGCATCACTATTTCAACTGATTTAAATTACCGTGCTAAACTATGGAAATATGGTGGTGATCGAGAAGCTATCATGACTGAATTGACATCATATTGCGATATAATTTTAGGCAATGAAGAAGATGCTGAAATGCACTTTGGAATTAAACCTGATGGTGCTGCTGTTCAAACAGCTGGACACAATGTTAAAGCAGAAGCTTTCTTATCTGTTTGTCAACAAATGATGAAAAAATTCCCAAGAGCTAAAAAAGTAATTACTACCTTAAGAGGATCTATTTCAGCTTCTCATAATACTTGGGCTGGTGTTTTATATGATGGTGAAAAAATGTTAGAAACACGTCAATACCAAATTACTGATATCGTTGACCGTGTTGGTGGTGGAGATTCTTTTATGGGCGGTTTAATTTATGGTTTATTGACATACCCTGATAACGACCAAAACGCATTAGATTTTGCCGTTGCGGCATCTTGCTTAAAACACACTATCAAAGGTGATGCTAACTTAGCCACTGTTGAAGAAGTTAATAAGTTAATGGGGGGCGATGCTTCAGGTAGAGTTGCGAGATAA
- a CDS encoding LacI family DNA-binding transcriptional regulator: MATTKKSTIKDIANVLGITPSAVSKALNNHPRISVKTKEDVIQVAKNLNYQPNHLASALRKGKSNLVGLIIPKANSHFFSSVLQSIEEILNDKGYSVIISQSNESYKKECESIDVLLFTQVDGVIASLANETLNFSHYEKIKANGIPLILFDRGENDLEVDYVGINDYQSSHLIVNHLVEQGCKRIAHIAGYRHTRIYKNRIIGYVDALKKHDLPIENDLILEGSLSLEDGRKKMEALLKLPNRPDAVYAAGDFAALGALQVLKENQIKVPDEISLVGFGNEPFTSFVSPSITTINQHSEEIGRLAAEAFLYRIKNPKKKVSLNKMILNAELVVRESSNKNP, from the coding sequence TTGGCAACAACAAAAAAATCTACTATAAAAGATATTGCAAATGTGTTGGGTATTACGCCCTCAGCAGTTTCAAAAGCTTTAAATAATCATCCTAGAATCAGTGTAAAAACCAAAGAGGATGTAATTCAAGTTGCTAAAAACTTAAATTATCAACCTAATCATTTGGCAAGTGCTTTAAGAAAAGGAAAAAGTAATTTGGTTGGTTTGATTATACCTAAAGCAAATAGTCATTTCTTTTCTTCAGTGTTACAAAGTATTGAAGAGATATTAAATGATAAAGGATATAGTGTAATTATTTCTCAATCTAATGAATCATATAAAAAGGAGTGTGAAAGTATTGATGTTCTTTTATTTACTCAAGTTGATGGTGTAATTGCCTCATTAGCCAATGAAACTTTAAATTTTTCTCATTATGAGAAAATAAAGGCCAATGGAATTCCATTAATTTTATTTGACCGTGGTGAAAATGATTTGGAGGTTGATTATGTAGGAATAAATGATTACCAAAGCAGTCATTTGATTGTGAATCATCTAGTTGAGCAAGGGTGTAAAAGAATTGCTCATATTGCTGGATACAGACATACAAGAATTTATAAAAATAGAATTATTGGCTACGTGGACGCGCTTAAAAAGCATGATTTACCAATTGAAAACGATTTAATTTTAGAAGGCAGTTTAAGTTTAGAAGATGGAAGAAAAAAAATGGAAGCACTTTTAAAATTACCAAATAGACCGGATGCTGTTTATGCAGCTGGTGATTTTGCTGCATTGGGCGCTTTGCAAGTATTAAAGGAGAACCAGATAAAGGTGCCCGATGAGATTTCATTAGTAGGTTTTGGTAATGAGCCATTTACTTCTTTTGTAAGTCCTTCTATAACAACAATCAATCAGCATAGTGAAGAAATAGGTCGATTAGCTGCAGAAGCTTTTTTGTATCGTATCAAAAACCCTAAAAAAAAGGTGTCCTTAAATAAAATGATATTGAATGCAGAATTGGTCGTTCGAGAATCTTCAAATAAAAATCCTTAA
- a CDS encoding LacI family DNA-binding transcriptional regulator, producing the protein MKKEKATIHDISKSLGIDSSTVSRALNDSPRVSKTTKDAVIQKAKELGYQKNSLASNLRTNKTHTIAVVLPRISRHFFSTVIAGIEETAYEAGYNVIICQTLDILDREKKIMSTLISNRVDGVIISISMETTNYEHLEAYRNLNNPIIFFDRPCDLENCTNINIDNFHASFMTTEHLIFEGCKHIAHFSGSQNIELYRQRKNGYLAALKKHNIKVNDHYIFESNLSEEDGINSAKKLLKLGTVDGLISANDTAAIAAMQYFKSQGIKVPEDISVAGFNNDPISAVIDPSLTTINQPAFDIGKRASSLLLELIESKSTNTDTPSTVLNSELIIRNSSKKS; encoded by the coding sequence ATGAAAAAAGAGAAAGCTACCATTCATGATATTTCAAAATCCTTAGGAATTGACAGTTCTACAGTTTCTAGGGCTTTAAATGATAGCCCGCGTGTTTCAAAAACAACAAAAGATGCTGTTATACAAAAAGCAAAGGAATTGGGATATCAAAAAAATAGTTTAGCATCTAATCTACGCACTAACAAAACACATACCATTGCTGTTGTTTTGCCTAGAATTTCACGTCATTTCTTTTCAACGGTTATTGCTGGTATTGAAGAAACAGCTTATGAAGCTGGTTATAATGTTATTATTTGCCAAACTTTAGATATTCTTGATAGGGAAAAAAAGATAATGTCAACACTTATTTCTAATCGAGTGGATGGGGTTATAATTTCCATCTCCATGGAAACCACAAATTATGAACATTTGGAAGCTTATAGAAACCTGAACAATCCTATTATTTTTTTTGATAGACCATGTGATTTAGAAAACTGTACCAACATAAATATTGATAACTTTCATGCTAGCTTTATGACTACAGAACATCTAATTTTTGAAGGCTGTAAGCATATTGCTCACTTTTCTGGTTCTCAAAACATTGAGCTATACAGGCAACGTAAAAATGGCTATTTAGCAGCCTTAAAAAAGCATAACATTAAAGTAAATGACCATTATATTTTTGAATCAAATTTATCTGAAGAAGATGGAATTAATTCTGCTAAAAAATTATTAAAATTAGGGACAGTTGACGGCTTAATTTCTGCAAATGATACTGCTGCCATAGCTGCAATGCAATATTTTAAAAGTCAAGGCATTAAAGTCCCTGAAGATATTTCTGTTGCTGGTTTTAACAACGACCCTATTTCAGCTGTTATTGATCCCTCTTTAACCACCATTAATCAACCTGCATTTGACATTGGTAAAAGAGCGTCCAGCCTGTTATTAGAACTTATTGAAAGTAAATCTACAAATACGGATACTCCTTCAACAGTTCTTAATTCTGAGCTTATTATAAGAAACTCTAGTAAAAAAAGTTAA
- the kduI gene encoding 5-dehydro-4-deoxy-D-glucuronate isomerase has product MSTNCEVRYAASPREVKKMDTAELRDEFLVKDLMTKDGVNWIYSHYDRFMVAGIVPVNKSVVLETIDALKSEFFLQRRELGIINIGEAGVVNVDGTEYVLEHKEALYLGQGNKEVSFSSKSSNSPAMFYLNSTPAHKSFPNKKIGTNDVEVIELGAPETANARTLRKYIVNSVVDVCQLQMGMTTIKSGSSWNTMPAHVHDRRMEVYFYFEVPEDQAVCHFMGETNETRHIWMANNEAVISPPWSIHSGSGTSSYSFIWGMAGENLDYGDMDVCPTNELR; this is encoded by the coding sequence ATGAGTACAAACTGTGAGGTAAGATATGCGGCCTCTCCGCGTGAAGTAAAAAAAATGGATACCGCTGAACTTAGAGATGAGTTTTTAGTAAAAGATTTAATGACGAAAGACGGTGTTAATTGGATATATTCCCACTATGATAGATTTATGGTTGCAGGTATTGTTCCTGTAAATAAATCAGTTGTTTTAGAAACGATTGATGCATTGAAATCTGAATTTTTTCTACAAAGAAGGGAGTTAGGAATTATAAATATTGGTGAAGCAGGTGTTGTTAATGTTGACGGAACAGAGTATGTTTTAGAGCATAAAGAAGCATTGTATTTAGGTCAAGGTAATAAAGAGGTTTCTTTTTCTAGTAAATCATCTAACAGCCCAGCTATGTTTTATTTGAATTCTACACCAGCTCATAAATCATTTCCAAATAAAAAAATAGGAACAAATGATGTAGAGGTTATTGAGTTAGGTGCTCCTGAAACAGCAAATGCACGTACTTTAAGAAAATATATTGTAAATAGTGTTGTAGATGTATGTCAATTGCAAATGGGAATGACTACAATTAAATCGGGTAGTTCATGGAATACTATGCCTGCTCACGTACATGACCGTAGGATGGAAGTCTATTTTTACTTTGAAGTGCCAGAAGATCAAGCTGTATGTCATTTTATGGGAGAAACAAATGAAACAAGACATATATGGATGGCTAATAATGAAGCAGTTATTTCACCACCATGGTCTATTCACTCTGGTTCAGGTACAAGTAGCTATAGCTTTATTTGGGGTATGGCAGGTGAAAACTTAGACTATGGAGATATGGATGTTTGTCCAACGAATGAATTAAGATAA